The Eubacterium maltosivorans genome includes the window ACTGGCCTGCTCTCCCGACATTATTTCAATCAAACCGTCCTTACCGCGCTGATGTGCCATACCGACTAAGCCGTAGCATCCCATAGCAGCGTTTCCGGCAATATCCGCAATCGCTTTACGCGAGATATCAATATATCCTAATTCATTTTCTATTTTCATTGGTAAATACTCCTTTATCTTCTTTACTCAACTATATCATATCTATTTTACATAAATATTTCAAGAAAGTCAAAATTCTTATTGCATTATTTTTAAATTTTGTGATATAATAACCTCTGTTTTAGTAGAAGAATAGCGCAAGGGAGGTTGGACAAATGGCTAAAGAATGTTTTGTATGTAAAAAAAGCGTTGTGTCTGGCAACAATGTCACTCACTCTAATAAACATAATAAAAGAGTATGGAAACCTAATTTACAAAAAGTTAAAATTGTACTTGATGGTACTCCACAAAGAGTTAATGTTTGCACCAGATGTTTACGTTCCGGTAAAGTTGAAAGAGCATAGTTCTCGTTTTAACTTATAAAAACGTGCAGGTATAATACTTGCACGTTTTTATTTTACTCATTTATAATATCAACCATCAAAATTCCTTGCTCTACCGATATTTCAGGACATTTTTCCACTGTTACATTACTGATGCCATACCCTGGAGCAAAATGCGCCATCACACCATTTTTTACCGGATACTCAAATCCTTTAAGGTTAATTCCGCTGGCCTGATCAGTAAATGCCAGAACTGAGACGGTCGTTCCCACCGGCACATCCAGGACAGCACTGTCTTTTACCAGAAAAATCCGATTGCTTTCATTGACAATCTCACCCTGAATTCCTTCTTTTAAAAGACGGTTCAGTAAATAAAGATTTCCAAAGCTGTGATCAAACCGGCTTCCCAGAGCGCCGAGGATTACCACAGTATCAAAGCCTTTTTTTACGCAGTACTCAATAGCCAGCTCAGTATCCGTTTCGTCTTTATGTGTAGAATGGGGTTCTATAACCACACCCCTTTCTGAATAATCTGCAAGCAGCTCTGCATGGATCGAATCCATATCGCCAACTAGCAGTTGTGGCGTTATGCCCAGGGAATGAGCGGCGTTTGCGCCGCCGTCGGCACAAATCACCTGGAAATTCTCCTGGTTCTCCAGATAATTTTTATAAAAAGCTAAATTTTC containing:
- the rpmB gene encoding 50S ribosomal protein L28, translated to MAKECFVCKKSVVSGNNVTHSNKHNKRVWKPNLQKVKIVLDGTPQRVNVCTRCLRSGKVERA
- a CDS encoding thiamine diphosphokinase; the protein is MKAVVFTNGQYENLAFYKNYLENQENFQVICADGGANAAHSLGITPQLLVGDMDSIHAELLADYSERGVVIEPHSTHKDETDTELAIEYCVKKGFDTVVILGALGSRFDHSFGNLYLLNRLLKEGIQGEIVNESNRIFLVKDSAVLDVPVGTTVSVLAFTDQASGINLKGFEYPVKNGVMAHFAPGYGISNVTVEKCPEISVEQGILMVDIINE